A single window of Paenibacillus sp. FSL H8-0537 DNA harbors:
- a CDS encoding glycoside hydrolase family 2 protein, which yields MKEQWMIGNWNFKEKNQGEWLPAVVPGCVHTDLIQNGKLTNPFYGTNEKDAQWVDKQDWEYVSSFQPSPEQLAGAKQELVFEGLDTYADVYLNGAHVLAADNMFRTWRVDVTDMVTAGDNELRVLFRSPIKEDLPKLAQLGYALPAPNDQSEVGGLDHQKISIFARKAPYHYGWDWGPRFVTSGIWRPVYLEGWSYVRITDVYIRQDEVGAELAKLTAVVELEAERECDVMLKLASSDKGMFSGHSASLAAGKQTIEIPFEVENPQLWWCRGLGNPELYTFQIECWQSNNEVRYDSQKVTTGLRTIRLVRQKGEVGTSFYMELNGVQVFAKGANHIPNDSFTTRVGYDRYKHEIVSAVQSNMNMLRVWGGGFYEEKAFYELCDEYGLLVWQDFMFACSMYPGDEAFLRSVQLEAEDNIKRLRNHPSIALWCGNNEIDTAWSHFIPDGGWGWKKEFTQEQQTKLWADYEAIFHRILPEAVASLTVGIDYWPSSPMVDLTGDLTQHSDSSSTSGDIHYWGVWHNVEPFENYNRYVGRFMSEYGFQSFPEYKSVRSYAEEADMELESTVMLAHQKNGAGNRLIKQYMEMYMSEPKDFPAFLYMSQILQAEAMKTAIEAHRRRKPYCMGSLYWQMNDCWPVASWAGMDYYGRWKALQYYAARSFADCLLSVNDRKEEGEISFHIVSDQLVPVQGQLRLRLYSFSGELLGEQSAPVRVDANGAANVLTLQRSELLGAANTAASVLLAELLDESDGRTLSSELHYFEPMKDITLAHAELKITESEHDGCTQWTLETNTLAKGVWLTCEREGRFSDNFFDLLPGTVKTVTFIPHHLGDFNADASTGVETSDSRVTARSMVDFIVQANS from the coding sequence ATGAAAGAGCAATGGATGATTGGGAATTGGAATTTCAAGGAAAAAAATCAAGGAGAATGGCTGCCGGCTGTCGTGCCAGGCTGTGTACATACGGATTTAATTCAAAATGGCAAGCTGACAAATCCATTCTATGGAACAAATGAGAAGGACGCGCAGTGGGTGGACAAACAAGACTGGGAATATGTATCGAGCTTTCAGCCTTCACCGGAGCAGCTTGCTGGGGCGAAGCAGGAGCTTGTATTCGAGGGGCTTGATACGTATGCGGATGTGTATTTGAATGGAGCGCATGTACTGGCTGCAGATAATATGTTCCGCACATGGAGAGTGGATGTCACGGACATGGTAACAGCTGGCGACAATGAGCTGCGTGTTCTGTTCCGCTCGCCAATTAAAGAAGATTTGCCGAAGCTGGCTCAGCTTGGTTATGCGCTGCCAGCACCAAATGATCAATCCGAGGTCGGCGGACTTGACCATCAGAAAATTAGCATTTTTGCCCGCAAAGCGCCCTACCATTATGGTTGGGACTGGGGTCCGCGCTTCGTAACGAGCGGTATTTGGCGTCCTGTATATTTGGAGGGCTGGTCCTATGTCAGGATCACCGATGTATATATTCGTCAGGATGAGGTAGGGGCGGAGCTGGCGAAGCTTACAGCCGTCGTTGAGCTGGAAGCCGAACGCGAATGCGATGTCATGCTGAAGCTGGCATCATCCGATAAAGGCATGTTTAGTGGGCATTCTGCTTCTTTAGCCGCAGGCAAACAGACGATTGAAATTCCATTTGAAGTTGAAAATCCGCAGCTGTGGTGGTGCAGAGGTCTCGGCAATCCAGAGCTGTATACGTTCCAGATCGAATGCTGGCAAAGCAATAACGAGGTGCGATATGATTCGCAGAAGGTGACGACCGGACTTCGCACGATCCGTCTCGTTAGGCAGAAAGGCGAGGTTGGCACTTCCTTTTATATGGAGCTGAATGGCGTTCAGGTTTTCGCCAAGGGAGCGAATCATATTCCGAATGACAGCTTCACGACGAGAGTCGGCTACGACCGTTATAAACATGAAATCGTAAGCGCCGTACAATCGAATATGAACATGCTTCGCGTCTGGGGCGGGGGCTTTTACGAGGAAAAAGCCTTTTATGAGCTTTGTGATGAGTATGGCCTGCTCGTGTGGCAGGATTTCATGTTTGCATGCAGCATGTATCCGGGAGACGAAGCGTTCCTTCGCAGCGTGCAGCTGGAAGCTGAGGATAACATTAAACGGCTGCGCAATCATCCATCGATTGCTTTATGGTGTGGCAATAATGAGATCGATACCGCATGGTCGCATTTTATTCCAGATGGCGGCTGGGGCTGGAAAAAGGAGTTCACGCAGGAGCAGCAAACGAAGCTATGGGCAGACTATGAGGCGATTTTCCATCGTATTTTACCTGAAGCTGTAGCGTCCTTGACGGTAGGAATCGATTATTGGCCTTCCTCGCCAATGGTTGATCTGACCGGCGACCTTACGCAGCACTCGGATTCGTCCTCGACTAGCGGAGATATTCATTATTGGGGCGTGTGGCATAATGTAGAGCCATTTGAAAACTATAATCGTTATGTCGGGCGCTTCATGAGCGAATATGGCTTCCAGTCGTTCCCCGAGTACAAATCGGTTCGCAGCTATGCGGAAGAGGCGGATATGGAGCTGGAATCCACCGTCATGCTTGCCCATCAGAAAAATGGCGCCGGCAACCGTCTCATTAAGCAATATATGGAGATGTATATGTCCGAGCCGAAGGATTTTCCGGCGTTTTTGTATATGAGCCAAATTTTGCAGGCGGAAGCGATGAAAACGGCTATTGAAGCGCATCGCCGCCGCAAGCCGTATTGCATGGGCTCCTTGTATTGGCAGATGAATGATTGCTGGCCTGTAGCCTCCTGGGCGGGCATGGACTATTACGGGCGCTGGAAGGCGCTGCAATATTATGCTGCAAGAAGCTTCGCAGACTGCCTGCTGTCGGTAAACGATCGCAAGGAAGAGGGGGAAATCAGCTTCCACATCGTATCCGATCAGCTTGTTCCCGTACAAGGCCAGCTGCGTCTGCGATTGTACAGCTTTAGCGGCGAGCTGCTGGGAGAGCAAAGTGCTCCTGTCCGCGTAGACGCAAACGGTGCGGCTAATGTGCTGACGCTTCAGCGCTCCGAACTGCTTGGAGCTGCCAACACCGCAGCAAGCGTATTGCTGGCAGAGCTGCTGGATGAATCGGATGGACGTACTCTGTCAAGCGAGCTGCATTATTTTGAGCCAATGAAGGATATCACGCTAGCCCATGCCGAACTGAAAATAACAGAATCCGAGCACGATGGCTGTACCCAGTGGACGCTGGAGACGAATACGCTTGCTAAAGGCGTTTGGCTGACTTGCGAGCGTGAAGGCCGCTTTAGTGATAATTTCTTTGATTTGCTGCCGGGAACGGTTAAGACAGTAACGTTTATTCCGCATCATCTAGGAGATTTCAATGCAGACGCAAGCACGGGCGTGGAAACGAGTGATAGCCGCGTTACGGCGCGTTCGATGGTCGATTTCATTGTTCAGGCGAATTCATAA
- a CDS encoding extracellular solute-binding protein, whose protein sequence is MKKGLALSSAILLMTTILAACGGNNAPAESAPAASASPSDSAASPEASAASELSGKIKVLTHRTDFLNDGTLDKYAAAFKEKYPKAEIEFEGLTNYATDIQVRLTTGEAGDVLMLPAGLAVSEYPKYFEPLPDDFFTNTFFADLSLFDGKRYGLSTGVNTQGIVYNKKAFAAAGIDKVPTTLDELYADAEKLKAAGIIPLYMNYGAQWPMGNWGDGSAWYVAGDPQFVSKLVTDKAPFKVDNAWGILANIGRTFIEKGWVEKDLSTNNWEMSKGEVASGKAAMYFLGNWVIPQIVGAGASSDDIGFFPLPYDNSGKYNAPLGSDYLVGVSKDSKNKELATAWVNFFVKESGYVEQSGFMPIDKSAQSTIAQLAEFQATNPTLLESEATDPKFNEIANKAQIGIGTGNYVQEYLVADDLQAAFDKLNAKWKEAKTALGY, encoded by the coding sequence ATGAAAAAAGGCTTGGCTTTATCTTCCGCAATTTTATTAATGACTACCATTCTCGCTGCCTGTGGCGGCAATAATGCACCAGCAGAAAGCGCTCCAGCAGCTTCTGCAAGCCCTAGCGATTCCGCTGCCAGCCCAGAAGCAAGCGCAGCTAGCGAGCTGAGCGGCAAAATTAAAGTTTTGACGCATCGTACCGATTTTCTCAACGATGGGACGCTAGATAAATATGCAGCAGCTTTTAAAGAAAAATATCCGAAAGCTGAAATTGAGTTTGAAGGCTTGACCAACTATGCAACAGACATCCAAGTTCGCCTAACAACGGGCGAAGCGGGCGACGTATTGATGCTTCCAGCTGGACTTGCCGTATCGGAATATCCGAAATATTTTGAACCGCTGCCGGATGATTTTTTCACTAATACTTTTTTCGCTGACCTGTCGCTGTTCGATGGCAAACGTTATGGATTGTCGACTGGCGTAAATACGCAAGGGATCGTGTATAACAAAAAAGCTTTTGCAGCAGCAGGCATCGACAAAGTTCCAACTACGCTTGATGAGCTGTATGCGGATGCGGAGAAGCTGAAAGCTGCAGGCATCATTCCGCTTTATATGAACTATGGCGCACAATGGCCAATGGGCAACTGGGGTGACGGCTCTGCATGGTACGTTGCGGGCGATCCGCAGTTTGTATCCAAGCTCGTAACAGATAAAGCACCATTCAAAGTGGACAACGCTTGGGGTATTCTTGCCAACATCGGCCGTACTTTCATTGAAAAAGGCTGGGTTGAAAAAGATCTGTCGACAAACAACTGGGAAATGTCGAAAGGCGAGGTTGCATCGGGTAAAGCGGCTATGTACTTCCTTGGCAACTGGGTCATTCCACAAATCGTAGGCGCTGGCGCATCGTCAGACGACATTGGCTTCTTCCCGCTTCCATACGACAATAGCGGCAAATACAATGCACCGCTTGGTTCGGATTATTTGGTTGGCGTAAGCAAAGACAGCAAAAACAAAGAGCTTGCGACAGCTTGGGTCAACTTCTTCGTGAAAGAGTCCGGTTATGTAGAGCAATCCGGATTCATGCCAATCGACAAGTCGGCACAGTCGACAATTGCTCAATTGGCTGAGTTCCAAGCAACTAACCCAACACTGCTGGAAAGCGAAGCAACAGATCCGAAATTCAATGAAATTGCCAATAAAGCGCAAATCGGCATCGGTACTGGCAACTATGTACAAGAGTATCTGGTTGCTGACGATCTGCAAGCAGCTTTCGACAAGCTGAATGCAAAATGGAAAGAAGCTAAAACAGCTTTGGGCTACTAA
- a CDS encoding glycosidase, which produces MNQWLEQLKAISERHEQLLHAPNKQVQQSNGVFARFEHPVITNEHTPLYWRYDLDPETNPYLMERISVNAAFNPGAIELGGKFYLMVRVEGADRKSFFAVAESDSPAEGFRFWDYPVLLPETEEPDINVYDMRLVKHEDGWIYGLFCTERKDPEAPAGDTSSAVAQGGIARTKDLRTWERLPDLVSPSPQQRNVVLHPEFVDGKYAFYTRPQDGFINTGAGGGIGWGLSESMNPAVIAEETIVDCKLYHTIKEVKNGQGPAPLKTADGWLHIAHGVRNTAAGLRYVLYAFMTDLNDPSKVTYAPGGHLLAPEGIERIGDVSNVVFCNGAVQLPGGKVYIYYASSDTRVHAAVTSIDQLVDYVLQTPPDHLRSRASVEQRTELISRNLELMEQAEYAFLRRS; this is translated from the coding sequence ATGAATCAATGGTTGGAACAGCTTAAAGCAATATCGGAACGGCATGAGCAGCTGCTTCATGCGCCTAATAAACAAGTTCAGCAATCAAATGGTGTATTTGCAAGATTTGAGCATCCCGTTATTACGAATGAGCACACGCCTCTATACTGGCGTTATGATTTGGACCCGGAGACCAATCCGTATTTAATGGAGCGGATCAGTGTAAATGCCGCTTTCAATCCAGGAGCCATTGAGCTCGGTGGCAAGTTTTATTTAATGGTTCGCGTAGAAGGGGCAGATCGCAAATCCTTTTTCGCCGTTGCCGAAAGTGATTCTCCCGCAGAAGGCTTCCGCTTCTGGGATTATCCGGTATTGCTGCCGGAAACGGAAGAACCAGATATTAATGTGTATGATATGCGGCTTGTGAAGCATGAGGACGGCTGGATATACGGCCTGTTCTGCACCGAGCGTAAAGATCCGGAGGCACCAGCTGGCGATACGTCAAGCGCGGTTGCCCAGGGCGGCATTGCCCGCACGAAGGATTTGCGCACGTGGGAGCGCCTGCCAGATCTTGTTTCCCCGTCGCCTCAGCAGCGAAATGTGGTGCTGCATCCTGAATTTGTCGATGGTAAATATGCTTTTTATACACGTCCTCAGGACGGTTTCATTAATACCGGAGCAGGCGGCGGTATCGGCTGGGGATTGTCGGAGAGTATGAATCCGGCTGTCATCGCCGAAGAAACAATCGTCGACTGCAAGCTTTATCATACGATTAAAGAAGTGAAAAATGGACAGGGGCCAGCACCGCTCAAGACGGCTGATGGCTGGCTGCATATTGCTCACGGTGTGCGCAATACAGCGGCAGGCTTGCGTTACGTATTGTATGCTTTTATGACGGATCTGAATGACCCGAGCAAAGTTACGTATGCGCCGGGTGGACATTTGCTAGCACCAGAAGGAATTGAGCGGATAGGCGATGTATCTAATGTTGTATTTTGTAATGGCGCCGTCCAGCTCCCGGGCGGCAAAGTGTACATTTATTACGCTTCCTCCGATACAAGGGTTCATGCAGCTGTAACGAGCATTGACCAACTGGTGGATTATGTGTTGCAAACGCCGCCGGATCATCTGCGTTCCCGCGCAAGCGTGGAGCAGCGTACCGAGCTGATCAGCCGCAATCTTGAGTTGATGGAGCAGGCGGAATATGCTTTTCTGCGCCGCAGCTAA